A stretch of the Pedobacter sp. MC2016-14 genome encodes the following:
- a CDS encoding GAF domain-containing protein — MGMKDYIVKSAGAIPVVTELVVEAAELLDVSAVLINFAGTNQLTNNLENSQNFEQGFWTIASTNGISDPAILLNAVSSAEHGFRFYASVPISCSEGLNRGFICVACYNPRCFTEEDKASLNRIAEKICELTLSVSPCD, encoded by the coding sequence ATGGGAATGAAGGATTATATTGTTAAAAGCGCCGGTGCTATTCCAGTGGTTACCGAACTGGTTGTGGAAGCGGCAGAACTACTGGACGTATCTGCGGTACTAATAAATTTTGCTGGCACAAATCAGCTAACTAATAATTTAGAAAATAGTCAAAATTTTGAACAGGGTTTTTGGACAATTGCCTCTACAAATGGCATTAGTGATCCTGCTATACTTTTAAATGCCGTTTCATCTGCAGAACATGGATTCCGCTTTTACGCTTCAGTACCCATTAGTTGTTCAGAGGGCTTAAACAGAGGATTTATATGTGTAGCCTGCTACAATCCCCGTTGTTTTACAGAAGAGGATAAAGCTAGTCTCAATAGAATTGCCGAAAAAATCTGTGAACTTACTTTATCAGTGTCACCTTGCGACTAA
- a CDS encoding gliding motility-associated C-terminal domain-containing protein → MRFSKYFLVLVLLFGFQKGFGQVFTVTSNGDEDQSTTSLRYALSHIPANTPGYTIKFNLPGSPSDENRTIKIKTALPVIPSNVIIDGNTQPWPALGISGAKIIIEPEYTNTTFNGLTIGQYYSTGLQTSGVEIYGLYLRNFAKIQSLQPSPTGGSGIVVDYRANNIKIGAPGKGNVFSGNINGILIQNSSYYSTYATSSISIQSNFIGVFYDGTSERSNVNGINASLYDCNLNIGGDNPGEGNVISANQNNVTINRYYYSSTTTRFEINVINNKIGVDFNGVKDYQGIPLFGTGSSVTFYGLKIDAAYTNLYVRNNIISGNRTAGVSIANADFILTGNSVGTGIAHTENLSNAGVGIKIESGAFGTIGGTSAETNYIGYNGYGIESTSSKPITITRNSIFCNNFAGIVKSQNNPQPTIRILKIQPNYISGKATPNSSVELFYTENCGGSCQGRTYFKTVQALSSGYWEYSAPITGSVIATATLLNMTTSTFSSTELTDEDFKVKHVTCNESGSITILEDREGITFTWNKLLPGGGKQFLGNSQQITGLEVGSYEVTVNDGCKESTIPLEIKDQKLTPIEVVTTPQPDCGQMSFQFSVKVLRGSGTIKFEWKDVIANVIRQTTYGVLSEVNLPQGTYTVTATDDAGCSMSYAFNAINRKPKPIININAFASISASCGLQNGALKASPTVNPISDYTSPVTYQWYNYNRTTNLVTTPIPGATFLDLENVSGDNWYVLKVTDAGACSPVWSEARYIGFNSSVSISGIPYSTTCGNNNGAYRNISITGADRYELILPNGTSQGEKQYTAMFEIPNLAAGTNYRIRARNSVNNCSNEIVFNIGSINPTAYSTTEASQATTCGNTNGSITITFANNTPLPVAYIWTNASGSVIPNQTNSNPRIRSLSGLPPGLYTMTAFDGNGCPVPFGPYNLSETPLLTVINTQIPPTNDGCSLSRGSVTGITVDGGILPYRYYWLNEFNQPVKPVQTTPDLIGVPAGKYHLRVEDGTDCGEAFSAEYVVTNPPFPIADPVFNGKIKVCYASDIMINVTAPEEGTYELYSDIEGSQPIMQNKTGVFVFRVSKTGDYYVKRRLGTCESGFTKINVEVTNDNLLAMNTITPNGDGMNDTWVINGLPESEVNIKLYTRSGQLIYEANGKYLKPFDGRFRGKDLPAGVYYYRIDLRADCAPLGGSLTLLR, encoded by the coding sequence ATGCGCTTCTCTAAGTATTTCCTGGTCTTAGTATTGTTATTTGGCTTTCAAAAAGGGTTTGGGCAGGTATTCACTGTAACCAGCAATGGAGATGAGGATCAATCTACAACATCCTTAAGATATGCATTATCACATATTCCTGCTAACACTCCTGGCTATACAATTAAATTCAACTTACCTGGCAGTCCCAGTGACGAAAATAGAACTATTAAAATAAAAACTGCCTTACCAGTAATTCCATCTAACGTCATTATTGATGGAAATACTCAACCTTGGCCGGCCTTAGGCATATCGGGTGCTAAAATTATCATAGAACCAGAATATACAAATACAACCTTTAATGGACTAACCATAGGTCAATACTATTCAACCGGGCTACAAACTTCTGGAGTGGAAATTTACGGGCTATATTTGCGTAATTTTGCAAAGATCCAATCCCTACAACCTTCTCCTACTGGCGGATCTGGAATTGTTGTAGATTACAGGGCAAATAACATTAAAATAGGTGCACCTGGCAAAGGAAACGTATTTAGCGGTAACATCAACGGTATTCTTATCCAGAACTCTTCTTATTATTCTACCTACGCCACCTCAAGCATTTCCATACAATCAAATTTTATAGGTGTTTTCTATGATGGTACTTCTGAACGTTCTAACGTAAATGGTATTAATGCGAGTCTTTATGATTGCAATCTAAATATTGGAGGAGACAATCCAGGTGAAGGAAATGTGATCTCCGCCAATCAAAATAACGTAACCATTAACAGATATTATTATAGCAGCACAACCACCCGGTTTGAAATTAATGTAATCAATAACAAAATAGGAGTAGACTTTAATGGCGTCAAAGACTATCAAGGAATACCTTTATTTGGTACCGGATCTTCAGTAACATTTTACGGTTTAAAGATAGATGCCGCATATACAAATTTATATGTCCGTAATAATATTATTTCTGGAAACAGAACAGCAGGGGTTTCTATAGCTAATGCTGATTTTATACTTACGGGTAACTCGGTTGGAACTGGTATTGCACATACGGAGAATCTAAGCAACGCAGGGGTTGGAATTAAAATAGAGAGTGGTGCCTTTGGAACGATTGGTGGAACTTCAGCCGAAACCAATTATATTGGTTATAACGGTTATGGTATCGAAAGCACCTCCTCGAAACCTATCACCATCACAAGAAACAGCATTTTTTGCAATAATTTCGCAGGAATTGTAAAATCCCAAAATAATCCCCAACCTACTATTAGGATTTTAAAAATACAACCTAACTATATATCAGGTAAAGCTACGCCCAATTCATCAGTAGAGCTATTTTACACAGAGAACTGCGGAGGATCCTGTCAAGGGCGAACCTACTTTAAAACGGTACAAGCTTTAAGTTCAGGTTACTGGGAATATTCAGCACCAATAACGGGCAGCGTTATCGCAACTGCAACATTATTAAACATGACAACTTCAACTTTCTCATCTACTGAATTAACTGATGAGGATTTTAAAGTGAAACATGTTACTTGCAATGAATCAGGTTCCATTACTATTTTAGAAGATCGGGAGGGCATCACATTTACCTGGAATAAACTCCTCCCTGGCGGAGGAAAGCAATTTCTCGGGAATAGCCAACAAATTACCGGGCTGGAGGTAGGGTCCTATGAAGTTACAGTAAACGATGGCTGTAAAGAATCGACCATTCCCTTAGAGATTAAAGATCAAAAACTAACTCCGATTGAAGTCGTTACCACTCCTCAACCTGATTGCGGACAAATGTCATTTCAATTTTCTGTAAAAGTATTGAGAGGGAGCGGCACTATTAAATTTGAGTGGAAGGATGTGATAGCAAATGTTATAAGACAAACTACTTATGGAGTACTCTCTGAAGTAAATTTACCACAAGGAACATATACAGTTACTGCTACGGATGACGCGGGATGTTCTATGTCTTATGCTTTTAATGCGATTAACAGAAAACCAAAACCTATCATCAACATAAATGCATTTGCATCTATTAGTGCTTCATGCGGTCTGCAAAATGGTGCTTTAAAAGCAAGCCCCACTGTTAACCCGATTTCCGACTACACCAGTCCCGTTACCTATCAATGGTATAATTATAACAGGACTACTAATCTTGTTACTACCCCAATACCGGGAGCAACCTTTTTAGACCTTGAAAATGTTTCTGGAGATAACTGGTACGTTCTAAAAGTAACTGATGCCGGAGCTTGCTCTCCTGTATGGTCTGAAGCACGTTATATTGGCTTTAACTCCTCAGTAAGTATTTCAGGAATTCCTTATTCTACCACATGTGGAAATAACAATGGCGCATACAGAAACATAAGCATAACTGGCGCTGATCGTTATGAGCTCATACTTCCTAATGGTACATCCCAAGGAGAAAAACAATACACTGCCATGTTTGAAATTCCAAATCTTGCAGCTGGCACCAATTACAGGATTCGGGCACGTAATAGTGTGAATAACTGCTCCAATGAAATCGTATTTAATATAGGTAGTATCAATCCCACTGCTTACAGTACTACGGAGGCTTCTCAAGCTACCACCTGCGGAAATACCAACGGGAGTATAACGATTACTTTTGCGAATAACACACCATTACCTGTAGCTTATATCTGGACAAATGCTTCGGGAAGCGTGATACCTAACCAGACTAATTCGAATCCAAGAATACGTTCATTAAGCGGCCTGCCTCCAGGCTTATATACAATGACTGCATTTGATGGAAATGGATGTCCGGTGCCTTTTGGACCATATAATTTAAGCGAAACTCCTCTCTTAACCGTGATCAATACACAGATACCGCCAACTAACGACGGTTGTAGCCTATCACGTGGCTCCGTTACGGGAATAACAGTTGATGGTGGGATACTGCCTTATCGCTATTATTGGCTTAATGAATTTAACCAGCCTGTTAAACCAGTACAGACTACACCTGATTTAATTGGCGTACCAGCAGGGAAATATCATTTAAGAGTTGAAGACGGAACGGACTGCGGTGAAGCTTTTAGTGCAGAATATGTTGTCACAAACCCTCCTTTCCCGATCGCAGACCCAGTATTTAACGGAAAAATTAAGGTGTGTTACGCTTCAGATATCATGATTAACGTTACAGCTCCTGAGGAAGGAACTTACGAACTTTACAGTGACATCGAAGGAAGCCAGCCTATTATGCAAAACAAAACTGGTGTCTTTGTATTTAGAGTAAGTAAAACTGGTGATTATTACGTAAAAAGAAGGCTGGGCACTTGTGAGAGCGGCTTCACTAAAATAAATGTAGAAGTCACGAATGATAATCTTTTAGCCATGAATACCATCACGCCAAATGGAGATGGAATGAATGACACCTGGGTAATCAATGGCTTACCAGAGAGTGAGGTAAACATCAAGCTTTATACCCGCAGCGGTCAACTCATCTATGAAGCCAATGGCAAATACCTCAAACCATTTGACGGCCGTTTTAGAGGCAAAGATTTACCAGCCGGCGTATATTACTACAGAATTGACTTACGTGCAGACTGTGCTCCGCTTGGGGGGAGTTTAACCCTGCTAAGGTAA
- a CDS encoding type IX secretion system membrane protein PorP/SprF produces the protein MKAFNALCLFLSLTICSQAQETPRSTQYIFNSYLINPAVSGIDNYTDVKLGHRTQWRGLEGAPVTNYVSVHAPIGDDFVRSSVNSFAGNGYNPLSRSYVDQYMAAEPHHGIGFYGITDKAGRIRQTNAGASYAYHLGLSIDVNLALGVSAGFSSIGIDVANVKVDNTADPLLTAEYNNRIRPDVGAGFWLYSPRFFLGVSAKQIIGFSNAIENSQNVYRPYQKAAFYGTTGYKYFLDEDIAAVPSILISYWLNSPVALDANLKLAYQDKFWVGGSYRNNDSYSFLAGLNMGSLINLSYSYDVSSSALRSVNNGTHEIVLGILLNNRYEVRCSARQF, from the coding sequence ATGAAAGCTTTCAACGCACTCTGTCTTTTTTTATCATTAACTATCTGTAGCCAGGCACAAGAAACACCAAGGTCTACTCAATATATTTTTAACAGTTACCTGATCAATCCAGCCGTTTCCGGAATTGATAATTACACTGATGTAAAGTTAGGCCATCGCACACAATGGCGGGGTCTTGAAGGTGCCCCTGTTACCAATTATGTTTCGGTACATGCGCCAATTGGTGATGATTTTGTGCGTAGTTCTGTAAACTCCTTTGCGGGCAATGGCTACAATCCTTTAAGCCGGAGCTACGTAGATCAGTACATGGCTGCCGAACCTCATCATGGTATAGGTTTTTACGGTATTACGGACAAAGCGGGTCGGATTAGGCAAACCAATGCAGGCGCCAGCTACGCCTATCACCTGGGCTTAAGTATAGATGTGAATTTAGCACTGGGTGTTTCTGCCGGATTTTCTTCCATCGGTATTGATGTGGCAAATGTGAAAGTTGACAATACTGCCGACCCTTTATTAACAGCAGAATACAACAACAGAATCAGGCCAGATGTAGGTGCAGGTTTTTGGTTGTATAGTCCAAGGTTCTTCTTAGGTGTTTCAGCAAAGCAAATTATTGGATTTAGTAATGCCATCGAAAATTCTCAGAATGTTTATCGTCCCTATCAGAAAGCTGCATTTTATGGTACAACGGGTTACAAGTACTTTTTAGATGAAGACATTGCGGCAGTTCCCTCTATATTGATTAGTTACTGGCTCAATTCTCCTGTTGCTTTAGATGCTAACTTAAAATTGGCTTATCAGGATAAGTTTTGGGTGGGAGGAAGTTATAGAAACAATGATTCTTATTCTTTTCTTGCTGGCCTTAATATGGGTTCGCTGATTAACTTAAGTTATTCTTACGATGTAAGCAGTTCTGCACTGCGTTCCGTTAATAACGGAACGCATGAGATTGTTTTGGGAATCCTACTCAATAACAGGTATGAAGTGAGGTGTTCTGCACGGCAGTTTTAA
- a CDS encoding M1 family metallopeptidase: protein MMQIYSLRFLIFLILLSNTVLAQELYMPRNIKNAYEKGTRSMDGKPGKNYWQNRAKYDIAVTVNPDSKTIAGTETIVYSNNSPDTLKAVALHFVNNVHKAESPRTDYTNAEEFTKGLSISSFAINGQLYPIDAKNWGTTANVKLQTPLLPGKTATFVIAYSYPLSKGEGREGQIDPTTFFAAYAYPRISVYDDYNGWDRVPHLGRNEFYNDFNDYKLAVKVPKNYIVYATGDLQNPDQVLMPEFAARLKKSYSSDDVVHMATAAELKAGKVTLPNEWNTWKFTANNICDVTFALSDHYLWDAGSVMVDQKAGRRASVQSAYDEKATDYPYAVKWAKEALSWFSENAPGVPYPFSKTTIFQGFADMEYPMMVNDATTDDNEFSQFVMNHELAHTYFPFYMGINETRYAYMDEGWATTLEYLISTAQLGKAKADANYKQFRVNRWINDPSTEQDQPVISLSTQLSGSGYGNNAYVKPSLSYLGLKDLLGDELFAKSLHVYMDRWNGKHPMPWDFFYSINDATGQNLNWYWNNWFFSNYYIDLGIEKVAIKGTSYTVFVNNIGGFAIPFDVKVTYADGKEQVFHQKPGVWKADQKKTSIVINGLQAIKSIVLDGGIFMDAKSADNTWSK from the coding sequence ATGATGCAGATCTACAGCCTGAGGTTTCTTATATTCCTTATCCTTCTTTCCAATACTGTCCTGGCACAGGAACTTTACATGCCCCGGAATATTAAAAATGCTTATGAAAAGGGGACTCGTTCTATGGACGGTAAACCTGGTAAAAACTACTGGCAAAACCGCGCTAAGTATGATATTGCAGTAACCGTAAATCCAGATAGTAAAACCATTGCCGGAACAGAAACCATCGTTTATTCTAACAACAGTCCGGATACGTTAAAAGCTGTAGCGCTTCATTTTGTAAACAATGTACATAAAGCAGAATCGCCCAGAACGGATTATACCAATGCTGAAGAGTTTACTAAAGGGCTTTCTATTTCTTCATTTGCTATAAATGGGCAGCTCTACCCTATAGATGCTAAAAACTGGGGTACTACCGCAAATGTTAAGCTCCAAACGCCCTTACTGCCTGGCAAAACTGCAACCTTCGTCATCGCTTACAGCTACCCCTTATCAAAAGGTGAGGGCAGGGAAGGTCAAATAGACCCCACTACTTTCTTTGCCGCATACGCTTATCCAAGAATCTCTGTATATGACGACTACAATGGATGGGACCGTGTCCCTCACCTTGGCAGAAATGAGTTTTACAATGATTTTAACGATTACAAACTGGCCGTTAAAGTTCCTAAAAACTACATTGTATACGCAACCGGCGACCTGCAAAACCCAGATCAGGTACTAATGCCTGAATTTGCAGCCAGGCTTAAAAAATCTTACAGTTCTGATGATGTGGTTCATATGGCTACGGCTGCGGAACTAAAAGCAGGTAAAGTTACTTTACCTAATGAATGGAATACATGGAAATTTACGGCCAATAACATCTGTGATGTAACTTTTGCCCTTAGCGATCACTATTTATGGGATGCGGGAAGTGTAATGGTAGATCAAAAAGCAGGGCGTAGGGCGAGTGTGCAATCCGCTTATGATGAAAAGGCTACAGACTACCCATATGCGGTGAAATGGGCAAAGGAAGCTTTAAGCTGGTTTTCTGAAAATGCGCCAGGCGTACCTTATCCTTTTTCTAAAACTACCATTTTTCAGGGGTTTGCAGATATGGAATATCCTATGATGGTTAATGATGCTACGACAGATGACAATGAGTTTTCTCAGTTTGTCATGAACCATGAGCTGGCGCATACGTATTTCCCTTTTTACATGGGGATAAATGAAACCCGTTACGCTTATATGGATGAAGGCTGGGCTACTACGCTGGAGTATCTGATTTCTACTGCTCAGCTTGGAAAAGCGAAAGCAGATGCCAACTACAAACAGTTTAGGGTAAACAGGTGGATTAATGACCCTTCTACTGAGCAAGATCAGCCGGTTATTTCTTTATCCACTCAATTATCTGGTTCTGGCTATGGCAATAATGCTTATGTAAAGCCCTCTCTGAGCTATCTGGGGTTAAAAGACTTGCTTGGTGACGAGTTATTCGCAAAATCTTTACATGTGTATATGGACCGTTGGAACGGAAAACATCCAATGCCCTGGGATTTCTTTTATTCCATCAATGATGCCACTGGACAAAATTTAAACTGGTACTGGAACAACTGGTTTTTTAGTAATTATTATATAGATCTTGGCATTGAAAAGGTAGCCATTAAGGGTACTTCTTATACTGTCTTTGTAAATAATATTGGCGGTTTCGCTATCCCTTTTGATGTTAAGGTTACCTATGCAGATGGCAAAGAACAGGTTTTTCATCAGAAACCGGGGGTATGGAAAGCAGATCAAAAAAAGACCAGCATTGTCATCAACGGTTTGCAAGCCATCAAATCTATAGTGCTTGATGGAGGAATATTTATGGATGCAAAATCTGCGGATAACACCTGGAGCAAGTAA
- the greA gene encoding transcription elongation factor GreA, with product MTEVTYYTQDGLDKLKEELQYLKTVGRQQISKAIAEARDKGDLSENAEYDAAKEAQGLHEAKIAKLAETLSSARIIDESKLDTSKVLALSIVKIKNVKNGATMSYQLVAESEADLKTGKISVKSPIAKGLLGKSVGDKTEIEVPAGKIEFEILEISR from the coding sequence ATGACAGAAGTAACTTACTATACACAAGACGGTTTAGACAAACTGAAAGAAGAATTACAGTACTTAAAAACAGTTGGCAGGCAGCAAATTTCTAAAGCAATAGCTGAAGCCAGGGATAAGGGTGATCTTTCTGAGAATGCTGAATACGATGCTGCTAAAGAAGCACAAGGCCTGCATGAAGCGAAGATTGCTAAATTAGCAGAAACACTTTCTTCGGCACGTATTATCGACGAGTCTAAACTCGATACTTCAAAGGTTTTGGCCCTATCTATTGTAAAGATCAAAAACGTTAAAAATGGCGCTACAATGTCTTATCAATTAGTGGCAGAATCTGAAGCAGATTTAAAAACAGGAAAAATATCTGTAAAATCTCCTATTGCAAAAGGATTACTAGGCAAATCTGTGGGAGACAAAACGGAGATTGAAGTACCGGCAGGTAAAATAGAATTTGAGATCTTAGAAATCAGCAGGTAA
- a CDS encoding HIT family protein, with the protein MSSIFSKIVNGEIPAHVVAETTEFMAFLDVSPLTMGHVLVIPKKEIDYIFDMEEESYFGLTLFAKIVAQGLKKAFPCIKVGMAVIGLEVPHVHIHLIPMNNVSDMNFSKAKLSPSQEELANAASRIRAEL; encoded by the coding sequence ATGTCGAGCATCTTTTCAAAAATTGTCAATGGAGAAATTCCGGCACATGTGGTAGCCGAAACTACTGAATTTATGGCCTTTTTAGACGTAAGTCCTCTAACTATGGGACACGTACTGGTGATTCCAAAAAAAGAAATAGATTATATTTTTGATATGGAAGAGGAGAGTTACTTTGGACTAACGCTTTTTGCAAAAATTGTTGCCCAGGGTCTCAAAAAGGCATTTCCATGTATCAAAGTAGGCATGGCCGTTATTGGACTTGAAGTGCCCCATGTTCACATCCACCTTATTCCTATGAATAATGTGAGCGACATGAATTTTAGTAAAGCAAAGCTAAGCCCTTCGCAGGAAGAACTGGCAAATGCGGCCTCCAGAATTAGGGCAGAGCTATAA
- a CDS encoding 2-hydroxyacid dehydrogenase, giving the protein MKGKILIIDDLHPIFKERALEMGYLVDDLPKITREETLAIVKDYVGIAVRTKFRIDKELFDVAPNLKFVARAGAGLDNIDELVAGERNIALLNAPEGNRDAVGEHATGMLLALMNNFQKADDEVRNGVWNREGNRGYELKGKTVGIIGYGFMGSSFAKKMSGFDVKVIAYDKYKTGFSDAYAQEVSMEEIVKHSDVLSLHIPLTAETRQMVDAEYLFHFKKPIFFINTARGEIVNTTAVLEAIKDKKIIAAGLDVLETEKFPALAQQAWYKELILSGKVLLTPHVGGWTFDSYRRISEVLADKLAVISS; this is encoded by the coding sequence ATGAAAGGCAAGATTTTAATCATAGACGATCTCCATCCCATATTTAAAGAACGCGCCCTTGAAATGGGCTATCTGGTAGATGATTTGCCAAAGATTACCCGTGAAGAAACGTTGGCTATAGTTAAAGATTACGTAGGTATTGCGGTACGTACCAAGTTTAGGATTGATAAAGAACTTTTTGATGTTGCCCCTAACCTGAAATTTGTGGCCAGGGCAGGAGCCGGGCTGGATAATATTGACGAACTGGTAGCGGGAGAAAGAAATATTGCCCTTTTAAATGCACCGGAAGGCAACCGTGATGCTGTTGGTGAGCATGCTACAGGAATGCTCCTGGCTTTAATGAATAATTTTCAAAAAGCCGATGATGAGGTCAGAAATGGCGTATGGAACAGAGAAGGCAACCGAGGTTATGAACTAAAAGGTAAAACAGTTGGCATCATAGGTTATGGTTTTATGGGCAGCAGTTTTGCCAAAAAGATGAGTGGCTTTGATGTTAAGGTAATTGCCTACGATAAATATAAAACCGGGTTCTCTGATGCCTATGCGCAGGAAGTAAGTATGGAAGAGATTGTAAAGCATAGTGATGTGCTGAGCCTGCATATTCCGCTAACTGCTGAAACAAGGCAAATGGTTGATGCGGAATATTTGTTTCACTTTAAAAAGCCCATCTTTTTTATCAATACTGCACGTGGGGAAATTGTAAATACAACAGCTGTATTGGAAGCCATTAAAGATAAAAAGATTATTGCGGCTGGATTGGATGTGCTCGAAACTGAAAAGTTCCCTGCACTGGCTCAGCAAGCCTGGTACAAGGAACTTATACTATCTGGGAAAGTGCTACTAACACCACATGTTGGGGGCTGGACTTTTGATTCTTATCGCCGGATTTCTGAAGTACTGGCGGATAAGCTAGCTGTCATCAGCAGCTAA
- the rsmA gene encoding 16S rRNA (adenine(1518)-N(6)/adenine(1519)-N(6))-dimethyltransferase RsmA, whose protein sequence is MSLVRAKKHLGQHFLTDKRIAAKIVEGLVHTDQYTQVLEVGPGMGILSDLLLQRTDLETFMIDIDVESYHFLKDKYPEMGNRLILGDFLALDLNTIFPGKFSIIGNFPYNISSQILFKVLEHKDHVVEMVGMFQKEVAERCASKSGTKDYGILSVLIQAYYDIEYLFTVKPGTFNPPPKVNSGVIRLSRNSVEHLPCDEKLFWRTVKGGFNQRRKTLRNALSGTISKDKMDNHPFFEKRAEQLSVAQFIELTQHLTFLNNNQSS, encoded by the coding sequence ATGAGTTTGGTAAGGGCGAAAAAGCATTTGGGACAGCATTTCCTGACGGATAAGAGAATAGCCGCGAAAATAGTAGAAGGTCTGGTACATACAGATCAATATACCCAGGTTTTAGAAGTGGGCCCCGGAATGGGCATACTCTCTGATCTTCTGTTGCAACGTACAGATCTGGAGACTTTTATGATTGATATTGATGTAGAATCTTATCATTTTTTAAAAGACAAATATCCTGAAATGGGTAACAGGCTTATTCTCGGCGACTTTCTTGCACTAGATCTTAATACTATATTTCCCGGGAAGTTTTCAATTATTGGTAATTTTCCATACAATATATCTTCCCAAATTCTTTTTAAGGTGTTGGAACACAAAGATCATGTTGTAGAAATGGTAGGGATGTTTCAAAAGGAGGTGGCAGAGCGCTGTGCTTCAAAATCGGGCACTAAAGATTATGGCATTTTGAGCGTTTTAATTCAGGCTTATTACGATATAGAATATCTGTTTACCGTAAAACCGGGGACTTTTAATCCGCCGCCAAAGGTCAATTCTGGGGTCATCCGCCTTAGCAGAAATAGCGTAGAACATTTACCATGCGATGAAAAGCTCTTTTGGCGTACTGTAAAAGGGGGATTTAATCAAAGACGTAAAACTTTAAGAAATGCTTTGTCGGGCACCATTTCAAAAGATAAGATGGATAACCATCCGTTTTTTGAAAAACGCGCTGAGCAACTTAGTGTAGCGCAATTTATTGAACTTACACAGCACCTTACTTTTTTAAATAACAATCAAAGCAGCTAA